Proteins encoded together in one Juglans regia cultivar Chandler chromosome 9, Walnut 2.0, whole genome shotgun sequence window:
- the LOC108994314 gene encoding uncharacterized protein LOC108994314, with translation MESFHRKLLLAGKRLGSLIALALNLDEDFFEKVGALDKPMPFLRLLHYPGDMGSFNEEIYGAYAHLDYGMITLLATDGLPGKIQATTSLGGRTSCRWAST, from the exons ATGGAAAGCTTCCATAGGAAGCTCCT GTTGGCTGGAAAAAGATTAGGTTCTCTGATTGCTCTGGCTTTGAACTTAGATGAGGACTTTTTTGAAAAAGTGGGGGCCTTGGATAAACCAATGCCATTTCTTCGCCTTCTGCACTATCCAG gTGACATGGGATcttttaatgaagaaatttatggtgCCTATGCTCATTTAGATTATGGAATGATCACTCTTCTGGCAACAGATG GTCTGCCGGGAAAAATCCAAGCAACCACGAGTTTGGGAGGACGTACTTCATGTAGATGGGCGAGTACATGA
- the LOC108994351 gene encoding 2-oxoglutarate-Fe(II) type oxidoreductase hxnY-like: MAAALQLPVIDLSAPARFSTAASIRQACIEYGFFYLVNAGLEKELLDRVFEESKKFFSLPSEEKMKLGRKEHRGYTPLYAENLDPTSSSKGDSKEGFYIGPLEDITTPVVLNQWPSQDVLPSWRHTMERFHRKLLLAGKRLVSLIALALNLDEDFFEKVGALDKPMPFLRLLHYPGDMGSLNEEIYGASAHSDYGMITLLATDGVPGLQVCREKSKQPRVWEDVLHLDGALIVNIGDMMERWTNCLFRSTLHRVMPAGKERYSAAFFLDPNQDCLVECLESCCSASSPPRYPPIRSGDYLKEKLTLTYVS, translated from the exons ATGGCAGCAGCTCTGCAACTCCCAGTCATTGACCTGTCCGCACCGGCTCGATTCTCTACCGCTGCTTCAATCCGTCAG GCATGCATAGAGTATGGGTTCTTCTACCTTGTCAATGCTGGGTTAGAGAAAGAGTTGCTTGACAGGGTATTTGAAGAGAGCAAGAAGTTCTTCTCGTTGCCTTCGGAGGAAAAGATGAAACTGGGTCGCAAGGAACATAGAGGTTACACGCCGCTGTACGCCGAAAACCTCGATCCTACTTCGTCCTCCAAAG GCGACTCCAAAGAGGGTTTTTATATTGGCCCTTTAGAAGACATTACGACTCCAGTTGTTTTAAATCAATGGCCTTCACAAG ACGTTCTGCCTTCTTGGAGACATACAATGGAGAGATTCCATAGGAAGCTCCT GTTGGCTGGAAAAAGATTAGTTTCTCTGATTGCTCTGGCTTTGAACTTAGATGAGGACTTTTTTGAAAAAGTGGGGGCCTTGGATAAACCAATGCCATTTCTTCGCCTTCTGCACTATCCAG GTGACATGGGATCTcttaatgaagaaatttatggtgCCTCTGCTCATTCAGATTATGGAATGATCACTCTTCTTGCAACCGATGGTGTTCCAGGGCTTCAG GTCTGCCGGGAAAAATCCAAGCAACCACGAGTTTGGGAGGATGTACTTCATTTAGATGG GGCCTTAATTGTGAATATTGGGGACATGATGGAGAGGTGGACTAATTGTTTATTCCG GTCAACGCTGCACAGAGTGATGCCAGCTGGAAAGGAACGCTATTCT GCAGCTTTCTTCTTAGATCCCAACCAAGACTGTCTTGTGGAGTGCCTGGAAAGTTGTTGCAGCGCATCATCTCCACCAAG ATATCCCCCAATTCGTAGTGGCGACTACCTGAAAGAGAAGCTCACTCTTACATACGTCTCGTAG
- the LOC108994398 gene encoding transcription factor MYBS3-like isoform X1 codes for MTRKCSHCSHNGHNSRTCPNRGVKLFGVRLTDGSIRKSASMGNLSHYAGLGSGINHAGSNTPGSPCETPDHDAAADGYASEDFVPGSSSSCRERKKGIPWTEEEHRMFLLGLQKLGKGDWRGISRNYVVSRTPTQVASHAQKYFIRQTNVSRRKRRSSLFDIIADESVETQMVPHDFLSANQSQADETQCNPPLPTTPALDEECESMESINSTDGDSVPPKPDSSQPSYPVVYPAYFSPIFPFSLPFWSGYTTEETKKETHEVLKPTAVHSKSPINVDELVGMSKLSLGESIGPAGSSSLSLKLVEGSSRQSAFHANPGSGSSSINSSSSPIHAV; via the exons ATGACTCGAAAGTGTTCTCATTGCAGCCACAATGGGCACAACTCCCGGACGTGCCCGAACCGCGGGGTCAAGCTGTTCGGGGTGCGGTTGACCGACGGGTCTATCCGGAAGAGCGCCAGCATGGGAAATCTGAGTCACTATGCCGGGTTGGGTTCGGGCATCAACCATGCAGGGTCAAACACTCCGGGATCACCTTGCGAGACTCCGGACCACGATGCCGCCGCGGACGGGTACGCCTCCGAGGACTTCGTGCCGGGCTCGTCCTCGAGCTGCCGCGAAAGAAAGAaag GCATTCCATGGACTGAAGAGGAACATAGGATGTTTTTACTCGGACTGCAGAAGCTTGGCAAAGGCGATTGGCGTGGAATATCTCGCAATTATGTTGTATCAAGGACACCTACTCAGGTGGCCAGCCATgctcaaaaatatttcatcaggCAAACAAATGTATCCAGGCGAAAGAGACGTTCCAGCCTGTTTGATATTATAGCAGATGAA TCAGTTGAAACTCAGATGGTACCTCACGACTTCTTATCTGCCAACCAATCACAGGCTGATGAAACACAGTGCAatcctccattgcctaccactCCTGCTTTGGACGAAGAATGTGAATCAATGGAGTCAATCAACTCCACTGATGGAGATTCTGTTCCTCCTAAGCCAGATAGCTCACAACCTTCCTACCCAGTGGTATATCCTGCTTATTTCTCACCAATCTTCCCATTTTCCTTACCATTTTGGTCGGGATACACCACAGAGGAAACTAAGAAAGAGACACATGAGGTTCTCAAGCCAACCGCAGTACATTCAAAGAGCCCAATCAATGTAGACGAGCTTGTTGGCATGTCGAAACTGAGCTTAGGAGAATCTATTGGTCCTGCTGGTTCATCCTCTCTTTCACTGAAACTGGTCGAAGGGTCCTCTAGGCAGTCTGCTTTTCATGCAAATCCGGGCTCTGGCAGTTCAAGCATTAATTCAAGCAGCAGCCCTATCCATGCAGTTTGA
- the LOC108994398 gene encoding transcription factor KUA1-like isoform X2 codes for MTRKCSHCSHNGHNSRTCPNRGVKLFGVRLTDGSIRKSASMGNLSHYAGLGSGINHAGSNTPGSPCETPDHDAAADGYASEDFVPGSSSSCRERKKGIPWTEEEHRMFLLGLQKLGKGDWRGISRNYVVSRTPTQVASHAQKYFIRQTNVSRRKRRSSLFDIIADEADETQCNPPLPTTPALDEECESMESINSTDGDSVPPKPDSSQPSYPVVYPAYFSPIFPFSLPFWSGYTTEETKKETHEVLKPTAVHSKSPINVDELVGMSKLSLGESIGPAGSSSLSLKLVEGSSRQSAFHANPGSGSSSINSSSSPIHAV; via the exons ATGACTCGAAAGTGTTCTCATTGCAGCCACAATGGGCACAACTCCCGGACGTGCCCGAACCGCGGGGTCAAGCTGTTCGGGGTGCGGTTGACCGACGGGTCTATCCGGAAGAGCGCCAGCATGGGAAATCTGAGTCACTATGCCGGGTTGGGTTCGGGCATCAACCATGCAGGGTCAAACACTCCGGGATCACCTTGCGAGACTCCGGACCACGATGCCGCCGCGGACGGGTACGCCTCCGAGGACTTCGTGCCGGGCTCGTCCTCGAGCTGCCGCGAAAGAAAGAaag GCATTCCATGGACTGAAGAGGAACATAGGATGTTTTTACTCGGACTGCAGAAGCTTGGCAAAGGCGATTGGCGTGGAATATCTCGCAATTATGTTGTATCAAGGACACCTACTCAGGTGGCCAGCCATgctcaaaaatatttcatcaggCAAACAAATGTATCCAGGCGAAAGAGACGTTCCAGCCTGTTTGATATTATAGCAGATGAA GCTGATGAAACACAGTGCAatcctccattgcctaccactCCTGCTTTGGACGAAGAATGTGAATCAATGGAGTCAATCAACTCCACTGATGGAGATTCTGTTCCTCCTAAGCCAGATAGCTCACAACCTTCCTACCCAGTGGTATATCCTGCTTATTTCTCACCAATCTTCCCATTTTCCTTACCATTTTGGTCGGGATACACCACAGAGGAAACTAAGAAAGAGACACATGAGGTTCTCAAGCCAACCGCAGTACATTCAAAGAGCCCAATCAATGTAGACGAGCTTGTTGGCATGTCGAAACTGAGCTTAGGAGAATCTATTGGTCCTGCTGGTTCATCCTCTCTTTCACTGAAACTGGTCGAAGGGTCCTCTAGGCAGTCTGCTTTTCATGCAAATCCGGGCTCTGGCAGTTCAAGCATTAATTCAAGCAGCAGCCCTATCCATGCAGTTTGA
- the LOC108994365 gene encoding peroxisomal acyl-coenzyme A oxidase 1, producing MAGVDHLATERSKACFDVEEMKVVWAGSRHTLELSDRISRLVASDPAFRKDNRAMLSRKDLFKNTLRKATYAWKRIIELRLSEEEASKLRFYVDEPAFTDLHWGMFVPAIKGQGTEEQQQKWLPLAYKMQIIGCYAQTELGHGSNVQGLETTATFDPQTDEFIIHSPTLTSSKWWPGGLGKVSTHALVYARLITAGQDYGVHGFIVQLRSLDDHLPLPGITVGDIGMKFGSGAYNTMDNGVLRLDHVRIPRDQMLMRVSQVTREGKFVQSNVPRQLVYGTMVYVRQTIVADASCALSRAVCIATRYSAVRRQFGSQNGGVETQVIDYKTQQSRLFPLLASAYAFRFVGEWLKWLYTDVTQRLQASDFSTLPEAHACTAGLKSLTTTATADGIEECRKLCGGHGYLCSSGLPELFSVYVPACTYEGDNIVLLLQVARFLMKTVSQLGSGKQPVGTTAYMGRVEHLMQCRSTVQKADDWLKPSVILEAFEARSARMSVARAQNLAKFANPEEGFLELSADLVEAAVAHCQLIVVSKFIEKLQQDIPGKGVKEQLEILCNIYALFILHKHVGDFLSTGCITPKQASLANDQLRSLYSQVRPNAIALVDAFNYTDHYLGSVLGRYDGNVYPKLYEEAWKDPLNDSVVPDGYGEYIRPLLKQQLHNARL from the exons ATGGCGGGTGTTGATCATCTGGCGACCGAGAGGAGCAAGGCTTGTTTCGATGTGGAGGAGATGAAGGTCGTCTGGGCCGGTTCTCGCCACACCTTGGAGCTCTCCGATCGTATTTCTCGCCTCGTCGCCAGCGATCCG gCCTTTCGAAAAGATAACAGGGCTATGCTAAGTAGAAaggatttatttaaaaacacgTTGAGAAAAGCGACGTATGCATGGAAACGGATCATTGAGCTTCGTCTTTCTG AGGAAGAGGCATCTAAGTTAAGGTTTTATGTGGATGAACCCGCTTTTACGGATCTTCACTGG GGCATGTTTGTACCAGCTATTAAGGGGCAAGGAACTGAGGAACAGCAACAGAAGTGGTTGCCGTTGGCATACAAGATGCAAATAATTGGTTGCTATGCACAAACTGAACTTGGTCATGGGTCCAACGTTCAAGGGCTTGAAACAACTGCGACATTCGATCCCCAAACGGATGAGTTCATTATTCATAGTCCTACATTGACTTCAAGTAAG TGGTGGCCTGGTGGATTGGGTAAAGTTTCCACACATGCTCTAGTGTATGCACGTCTTATTACTGCTGGCCAGGACTACGGTGTGCATG GTTTTATTGTCCAGCTGCGGAGTTTGGATGATCACTTACCTCTTCCTGGAATAACTGTTGGTGATATTGGAATGAAATTTGGAAGTGGAGCATATAACACCATGGACAATGGTGTCTTAAGACTTGATCATGTTCGCATCCCAAGGGATCAAATGTTGATGAG GGTTTCACAGGTTACTAGGGAAGGAAAATTTGTGCAATCCAATGTTCCACGGCAGCTTGTTTATGGTACCATGGTCTATGTAAGACAAACAATTGTAGCTGATGCTTCCTGTGCTTTATCGCGGGCAGTTTGTATTGCTACTAGGTATAGTGCTGTTCGTAGGCAATTTGGTTCGCAGAATGGTGGTGTTGAGACCCAG GTGATTGATTACAAAACTCAGCAAAGCAGACTCTTCCCTTTGCTGGCTTCTGCTTATGCTTTCAGGTTTGTTGGTGAGTGGTTAAAATGGCTGTATACGGATGTGACCCAAAGATTGCAAGCCAGTGATTTCTCGACATTACCTGAGGCTCATGCATGCACTGCGGGTTTGAAGTCTTTGACTACAACTGCAACTGCT GATGGAATTGAAGAATGTCGGAAATTGTGTGGTGGCCATGGTTACTTATGTAGCAGTGGGCTACCTGAGTTATTTTCAGTTTACGTTCCTGCCTGCACATATGAAGGAGACAACATTGTTCTGCTTTTACAG GTTGCAAGATTTCTTATGAAGACTGTTTCTCAGCTGGGGTCTGGGAAGCAGCCTGTTGGGACAACAGCTTATATGGGGAGAGTTGAACACTTGATGCAATGTCGCTCTACTGTTCAAAAAG CTGATGATTGGTTAAAGCCTAGTGTAATACTAGAAGCATTTGAAGCTAGGTCCGCAAGAATGTCTGTTGCCCGAGCTCAAAACCTTGCCAAGTTTGCAAATCCGGAAGAGG GCTTTTTGGAACTTTCAGCTGACTTGGTTGAGGCAGCAGTTGCTCATTGCCAATTGATTGTTGTTTCTAA GTTCATTGAGAAACTGCAACAAGACATACCTGGGAAGGGGGTGAAGGAGCAGTTGGAGATCCTCTGCAACATATATGCCTTATTTATTCTTCACAAACATGTAGGTGATTTTCTCTCAACTGGCTGCATCACTCCCAAGCAAGCTTCACTTGCGAATGATCAGCTAAGATCTCTATATTCCCAG GTCCGTCCTAATGCAATCGCCCTTGTTGATGCATTTAATTACACTGACCATTATCTTGGGTCAGTTCTTGGGAGATATGATGGTAATGTGTATCCAAAACTCTACGAGGAGGCATGGAAGGATCCTTTGAATGACTCAGTTGTGCCTGATGGCTACGGTGAATATATTCGACCTCTGCTGAAGCAACAACTCCATAATGCAAGGCTTTGA